In the Sus scrofa isolate TJ Tabasco breed Duroc chromosome 7, Sscrofa11.1, whole genome shotgun sequence genome, one interval contains:
- the LOC100153913 gene encoding olfactory receptor 4F15-like: MDRVNYSVVSEFVLIGLSNSWEMNLFLFWFFLVFYVGIILGNLFIVFTVIIDSHLHSPMYFLLANLSLLDLGLSSTTVPKMISDLLTNCNVISFPKCMTQIFFIHVMGGVEMVLLIAMAYDRYTAICKPLHYLSVMSRKMCVSFVVAAWMVEIIHAVSQFVFVINLPFCGPDKVDSFYCDFPRIMKLACVDTYKLEFVIIANSGFISMATFFSLIISYIFILVTVWKRSSGDLSKAFVTLSAHITVVILFFMPCMFLYVWPFPTTSLDKYFFIVDFAITPVLNPAIYTLRNKDMRVAMKDWANRFQVTGDLTINGGDLENEMLQAHQKH, from the coding sequence ATGGACAGAGTAAATTACTCTGTGGTATCTGAATTTGTATTAATTGGACTTTCAAATTCATGGGAGatgaatctttttctcttttggttcttCCTCGTGTTCTACGTGGGAATTATCCTGGGAAACCTCTTCATTGTGTTCACGGTAATTATTGACTCTCACTTACACTCTCCCATGTACTTCCTATTGGCCAATCTCTCTCTTCTTGATCTAGGTCTTTCCTCTACCACAGTGCCCAAAATGATCTCTGATCTTTTAACAAACTgcaatgttatttcttttccaaaatgcatgacacagatattttttattcatgTCATGGGTGGAGTTGAGATGGTGTTGCTTATAGCCATGGCATATGACAGATATACTGCAATCTGTAAGCCTCTCCACTACCTGTCAGTTATGAGCCGCaaaatgtgtgtttcttttgtAGTGGCTGCCTGGATGGTGGAAATAATCCATGCTGTATCTCAGTTTGTTTTTGTCATAAACTTGCCTTTTTGTGGGCCTGATAAAGTAGAtagtttttattgtgattttcctCGGATTATGAAACTTGCTTGTGTAGACACTTACAAGCTAGAGTTTGTAATAATTGCTAACAGTGGGTTTATATCAATGGCTACCTTCTTCTCTTTAATTATatcctacattttcattttggttacTGTCTGGAAACGTTCTTCAGGAGACTTATCCAAAGCTTTTGTCACACTGTCAGCTCACATCACTgtagtaattttgttttttatgccaTGTATGTTTCTCTATGTATGGCCTTTCCCTACAACATCACTGGAtaagtattttttcattgttgaCTTTGCCATCACCCCTGTCTTGAATCCTGCCATCTACACATTAAGAAACAAAGACATGAGAGTTGCCATGAAAGACTGGGCAAACAGATTTCAGGTTACGGGGGATCTCACAATAAATGGAGGAGATCTAGAGAACGAGATGCTTCAGGCTCACCAAAAACACTGA